aaagaagaaatctatatggagcagccagaaggttttgagGTTTCAGGTGATAACCTCGTTTGCAAGCTTAAGAAAAGCTTGTACGGTCTAAAGCAGGCACCAaggcagtggtacaagaagtttgactCATGCATGGCAAGTCAAGGCTATAAGAAAACTGCTGCAGATGAGTGTGTTTACATTCAGAAATTTTCAGACGGGAGTTTCGTTGCTCTTCTACTTTATGTAGACGATATTATGATCGTGGGAAAGGATGCAACGAAGATTAGTCAGTTGAAGAATGAACTCTCTAAGttttttgaaatgaaggacTTAGGACCAGCTCAACAGATTTTGGGAATGCAGATTGTTCGAGACAGAAACAACCAACGGTTATGGTTATCTCAGGAGAAGTACATTGAACGTGTGCTCGAGAGGTTCAACATGAACAACGCCAAACCAGTCAGCATTCCAATTGCCAATCATTTCAAGATGAGCAAGAGTGCATGTCCTTTATCCAAGAAAGAGATCGGGGAAATGTCATCAATACCATATTCTTCAGTTGTTGGAAGTTTGATGTATGCAATGGTATGCACAAGGCCAGATATTGCTCATGCAGTGGGAAAGGTGAGTCGTTTTCTCTCCAACCCTGGGAAGCAGCATTGGGAGGCAGTAAAGTGGATTCTCAGGTATCTAAAGGGTACTACTAAATTATGTCTTTGTTACGGGGGAGCTGATCCAATATTGGAGGGCTATACGGATGCAGATATGGCCGGAGATATTGATAGTAGCAAATCTACTTCACGATATATCTACACTTTCGCGGGGGGAGCTGTCTCATGGCAGTCACGACTGCAGAAGTGTGTTGCTTTATCCacaacagaagcagaatataTTGTTGTCGCTGAAGCTGGGAAAGAAATGTTGTGGCTAAAGCGATATCTTCAAGAACTTGGAATCAAGCAGAAAGAGTACAAGGTACATTGTGACAGTCAAAGTGCTCTCGACTTAAGCAAGAACTCCATGTACCATTCCCGTACAAAGCATGTTGATATTCGATATCATTGGATACGTGAAGTTACGGATCGAAAACTGTTGAGACTAGTTAAGATTCATACGAAGGAGAATCCAGCAGATATGTTGACAAAAGTGGTAACGCGAGAAAAGTTAGAGATATGCAGAGACATAGCTGGAATGCTTGTTTTGGATATGGCTGGAGGGGGAGAATTGAAGAACTCAAATTGGAAATCTCCAGCCACCATCTAGAAGGTCCACGGTAGGTGCAGCCATTGTTGATTCTCCAATGGCTGTCATCGTCCATTCACACCAATTAACATGTGCAGAATAtcctctataaatagaggcttCAGCTCGTTGTTTAAATCATCCCATTCCCAGTTGAGGAATCCTAATCCCAAGTAGAGGAGATTGAGAGTGCTGTGATATCTGAgagtttttatttctttctgtAAATTAAATCTATGAATTGAATATattgatttttctctcaaattagtTTGATCTTTGATAGTTTAATTCCCAACAATGGGAATTTTACCAAATCCCATCAAAATCTTTTTGTGAAGATTCATTCGTTCTTTTGTTTATACGCGCGATGAAATCCAGCCAAATCACGTGAAAACTTCCCTCTCCATCCGGAAATCGATCCGTCCGGTGTTCATAGGTTTCCGATGGGTGACGATAACACTTCGGCCCTAGGAGACAGGCCAACCAATGGTCCACCATCTGTTTCTTCTTTAGAAGATTTGAAGGGCAAGCTGCTTTCGGAAGCAATGGATCCATACGGTTGCGAGTTCTTGCATCAGAAGCTCCGAGAAAGGAAACTGGAAGACATCCATATTATCTTTTCAGAGGTGAAAGATCACATATGTGTGTTGATGTTAAGTCCATTAGGTAGCGATTTCCTTCAAAAACTTTACGAAGTCTTGGACAAAGAACAGATGGCACAGTTGGTTTCTTCTGCCACTGCTGATGTCCGTTTACTCGTGGATGTCTGTCTCGACTCTCAAGGGTATGAATTTTCGTGTTTCTGTAACCTTGAACACCTCCTTGAAGTTGAGTGTAATAACTTGATTTCAGGAATTTCGTGTTTCTTTCCAGATCTGAGTCTATGCAGGAATTTATCGGTCTCATGACACCGAAGCAAATATTTCACATGATATGGTTCTTCACTTACTTCATGGTTCCGCTCGTAAACCACCAGTTTGGTTCTCGCGTTATTGGCCGTTGCTTCAATATCTTCCCTGCCCCCGCAGACGAAACTGAAGTATTTGCTACTAAATTTCATCCCATATTTTTGAATTCGCCATATCTATAACAATACTTTCGCTTTTCGCAGCCAATAGTCAATGTGATAGCTGATAATTGTTTGGAAATAGCCAAAGACAAATATGGATCCTGCCTTCTGCAAGTCATCATATAAAAAGTCTCTATACCAAATAGCCACGGCCGATAGCGAATTCTCTCAGCAATAACGATAGAAGCAGCCAAACTGTCTATGGACCAGTTCGGGTACAGATACACGCACATTTCATTTTACATCCCACTTACAATTTTCCATATAAAATCCAAAATCCAACATTTTTCTGGTTTCAGGAATCGTGTACTGCAGCATGTAATAGAATTGGAGATCCTTATGGCTACTCTGTTATTCAAAATCCAACATCTCAAATCGCCAACCGTATTATCAAGGGTCCTAATTTCTTGAGCGTCCTAGTAGATCCTTATGGCTACTCTGTTATTCAATCCGCCAAGACATACTCTGACGTACCAATTCAACGCTCatctttatttctttatttacAGTCTAGCTAGCTCGCATAAACAGAATTTAAGGTTGATACAACGTTATAACGATCTTGCAGGAAATCGTTCGCAAGACTTTGGATCGTCTGATTTGCCGGTACTCTGATCTGCTAGATGATTATAAAAAGTTCAATCATGTCTGATTGGCGAGAAATATGGCTTCCTTTCTGCTCGGAGACCCTGTCCCtgctatgcatatgacctcgtttgtctgttttttttttttttttgtgttctaTGATGTTTGATACTTAcatttttcccttactatgctACTGAATTAAATTACAGTCTTGCAGGTATTAGAAAACAAAGTTTTATGGCTATGGAAGATAAATATGATATATCATAATGATTGATTTGGATAGATCAGCTagcttttattgattttttaaattattatattccATCAGATAAGATAATATTGTACATTTGTTTCCTTCATTTATAATATTAAAGAGTTTGAACATGACTACTTAAAGATTAAATTCATTGTTTTTGTCGTTAATTATGATAGATTTCATATATAAGAACGAAGGAACCTAATATAatattctaaaaaatatttaaccttttttttaaaaaaaaattctgagCCATTCAAAATTGCATGAACAAAccacataaaaaaaattctgagCCATTCAAAATTGCATGAACAAACCACATATATGGTCTAATCTTTTACATCCGAAAACCTCTTTCCTTAAACGACAAAACCTCTTCAAGTTGTTGAGTTTCACTGCGCAATATAAGCGGACGATTCTCAGCGCCCCAAATGATTTTTATCTCCCACGTTTTTGCTCAAATTAAGTGGGATATATTCGATCTAtagttttaatgattttttttaaataatagatTTTTTGTATCTGACATATTATTATTGACTTTTATAGAATCTCACATAATTTCAAACAAATTTATTTTGATTCTTATAgatttttttgcaagattttttaaacaaataattaattaacatagataacatattcagtttgaaatagttttttgaaatttatattatttaaaaattttacttatttaaaagttaaataatttaataattacatgtatatgtgtatatatcaGTGCTATAAAAGGCGCAGTATAGGACCGCCTAAGAGGCGTCTAGGCGCTGAGTGGTCACCAATCGTCTTGATTTTTAGATCTGCCTAGGCGGCTGccaaatataatatatagaatttttttaatttttttgaaattgtttcatatttttcaatCAATTTGTTTCGGATAAAGAGGAGAATATGTCATTAATTTTGAGTTAGAATCTATAGAtaaattattgaaaaaaatagagataaacaagaaaatttaaatatttagttaaaaagataaaaatcgCCTAAGCAACGTCTTGACAACCGCCTAAGGACCTAGGCGCTTGGCAGTGAGTGGCTGCCAAAGTACCGCTTACCGTTTTTTAGAACACTGGTATATATGTGTgtttgtatttatgtttgtaaatttttaaaaatgcgTAACTGTATTAATTTGTAACCTTCTTTTTAAAGtgataacatatatatatttttgtcaaaaagttaataaaattttaattttaattattaaaaaattgctaTTACTTTCCGTTCTATGAGCAAgtaaaattttatgattttcttaTATCTAgtgtaataattttatttaaaaaattcataattataaTTACAAACCTTGTAGAATTTCAAGAATAGAagtcacaaaattttttttaaaaaaaattaaacaacaaaataaacaaattattttatcaattacgtaataaaatttctttataaattatagcttaaaatcttaatttttattttatttttttatcatatttgttGTGATAATATTTAACTATTAAGAATTAAACCGCATTATTTTTTAGgatcatattttattattatcgaatattacatttatttgtataaatcataaattaaaaatcagtcAATCAAttatagaattcaaaattttctatgatattaaaataaaaaaatattaaatgagcaATCAacctaaaaaatgaaaaatctaaaaagaaaaatgaaaatgtatatagagatatattttgaaaattaaagagaGCGGTAAAGATATATTAGAGGAGAGAAGACAAGAAGAGAAGATAGGTTCTGTGAGGTTAGAGAGAAAAGGAAATATATATtgtatgagttagaagttttaaaaattcatcTAAATATTTGGGTTGAATTAAAGGTAATTTTTAGTTGTACTTTGTTTGTATGCTAATGAACTACATCGAGTTATTAAAATTCTATTGAAATTTTGAATACATCTAGACTTTTAtatagtttttaaaagtcaatgttgaacaccattttactttttaaaactctatacCATAGGAAATAAAATACCCCAGAACCTATAGGACATAAAGAAACAAATACCCAATTAAAAGAAATAACTCAATACGCAAATGGAAAAGTCAAACTCTCATTTAACAGAAATAAATTCTTACGGATTTAATTTCTATAAACACATACcccctggctctgataccataggAAATAAAACGGAATGATGCGGAAATGATACCAGAAAAATAATTCAGAATATAAAATAACTTAGAACAACTATGGTTCCATAGTGAAGGAAAACCACGAATATAGGAATTTATATATGCAATAAAGTAAACTAAGATGGTTCCTTTATTAAAGAGATCTACAAATTGCAGAAATTAAAATTCTTTAAGGCCGTGGTTCCTCCAGTTTCTGATGCATATAAACCTTTAAGGGATCTATATACAGAGCATACTTTTGCAAAGAACTCCATGAATCATTAAAGAAATATGCGGTTTAACCAGCCGTAGatacaatataatatatatatatatatatatatatcttaagAATACCAGAATTTAAAAAAGATTTTATTACTAACCTTCGGAATCAAATAACTTTACATAAATGGAAGATACAAATCAAAAAGGGTTTCGGATTTCTGGGTAATGGTTAAAGGAATTTGGATCTGGAAATgaggagagagagagagagtgaAGGATAGAGAGAGGTATGGGTAGAGGGTGGTAAAGTTTTTTCGGTGCCTCAATACTGAGGTTATATCCCCTTTTATATACTTTTTTGGGGGTATTTtcggaattttttttaacacatGAAAATGTAcataacaataaaaatacaaatacaaTAATACAAATACAAATACAATGTCATACAATCTAATACAAATATTTATACACCACTATTTCCAAATATTGGTCCTTGGTCGTCTGGTCCAAGGAGATCATCTTCTTCCAGGTTAAGCGAATCATCAGAGGATTTTGACTTACTTGAAGGTCCAGGTGAGAATTTCATTAGTATAGCTTGCATTTCTTCAGGAGTTTTGGCCGCTGCAAGCATTGCCGTCATTTGGGATTTTTGTGCCAGGAATTCTGTCTGTTGTCTTGGTGGAATCCTATAAAGCGGTTTTTGAGTTGGGACTCTTGTATTTTTGTCATTGGTAATCCAAGCTTGAACATTGGTGGCTGTAAGGCTTGGAGGAATCTTAAATTTGTCCCACCATTTGACCTTAAATCTTCTCTTAATTTGTAAAAATTTTTCGTCTGAAAATTCAACAATCCAGGAAaggacccaaggaagataaaatttcatgcaaaaaAGGGCAAGAGGATGGAATTGTTTTTCTTCTGCAGTCGGGGCACATTGGGTTCTAAAAAGATTAAAGGAATTTTGGACAGGGTGTTTGAGGATCTCATAGGAGGAGCCAAAATATTCCCACCATGTGTACCACCAGGTTGGAAATTTTTTGGTATTGCAAATCTTGGTATCAAAATAGAATAACCAGGTATGCTTGTGTTTCTGGTTTTGAATTAAGAAAGAATTGTACCAAGCCTGTTGATAGTCTCAGTAATTAAAAGATATCTCAAAAAATGATgcttatttatatttttctggaaatAGTATAGGTTTTGAAAAATCATAGCCCCAGTCAATTGGAGCAATGACTTTTAGGATTTTGCAGGTGGAACAAGCAGGATCATCATGGCTTTGGTCCAAGaagaagtttttaaacaatgcGGAGTCAGTAGTTTCCAAAATTGTTTGGTAGAAATAAGGGGTCTTATTTTTATCCCAAGGTTTATAATATCGTCCATTTCCAAAGTATTTTTGAAGTGTTTCAAAGGGATCTTTTTCATGGGATCCTAGTTCAACATGTATTATATTTTGCCaattaattttctcaaagtAATCAGAAGGCGGGTTTAATGGTGGTTGTGTGAGAACAAGCTGGGAATTTATGGTGTGATAAGAAGAATTATCGGAAAATGAAACAGTTTGGAAGGAATTTTTGGTAAGAATTTCTTTAGGGGTTTTCTTGTCGGAGCTTTCACTTGCCTGGGTTTTGGCAAAGacatttttattttcaggtGTTTGGAGAAAGGATTCAAGGAATTTGAGTCTTTTCTCCAAATCATCACTTACCTGCGGCTTTGATTGTGCAGTATCTTTAAGTTCCTCTTCTTCTTCCTTTGTAACGATGTCATACCAGGTTTTGGTTTTTGCTGGTTCGGTAGAAGTTTGAACAGGCTTTTTATCCTTTTTTCTCtaaatcttgaatttcttttttACAATGTTCttctaatttaaaattcatttggATTGGTCTAGCTTTAGTTGGTATTTGTCTATCATTGAAATCTTCTTCGTAGGGAAGATCAACAATATGTTgttttctattccaaaaagcattaggaatttctgaacagacttctgtttctaatattttttggaatttttgaattttattttgaatttcttttgtttctatttggttttgtattctttttaaagaaatatctttttttaagattttctaaTTGAAAAGTCTTCCCTTGTATTAtggtattaatattattttcataaattgAACATGCTTTTATTAAGTTAAGGTTTCTAGTCCGAGGTTTTTCtagaaattcaaattttaattttttatgattgAATCTAAAAGAAATAGAGTCATTGTTAACTTTATATGGGGTAATTAAACTTATAAAAGGAGTTCCTAATATTACAGTGTGATGAATATCATTAACTAAAACAAAAGtggtttttatgaaaatatcattatttattattgatGTGTCTGTTTTTGAATTTACATTTAATCTTGAATTATTAGCAGCTGAAAGTTTTCTTGTGTTTTTTGTTGGAATTCAGTAGGTactatttctgatttgatacagtTTAAGTCTGCATCAGTATCAAATAAGGCTATCGTattcattttgaaattttctgaaaatactatatttatttttaagatgTATTTTCTAGAAGTTATTtctcttaaaaaaaaaagaaaatcttcaggaattttttcaatattttcaaccTTTTGGGTTTCATCATTTTCTGTTTCTGAAGAACTTTCAATGTTATATTTTGTAGGATTAGTTTTATTGCTTCAGAATTTTGAAtctgtttttcttttaattctcttatttctaattttatttcttttatatctttttgtAAGTCTTGGATTGTGATccccttttctttttttcttttttctaatattttagTTAAATCGTATGTGTTTTTTGATGTActtggaaattttttattttcttctttatcatttaaagattttagaattttttctAGATATTCTTTTTGAATTGTTGGatcattaatatttttcaatatatcTAAAAGAAGTGATTGATCTTTAGTGAgcatattaatttgtttttcagATTCACTACTAGTTATGATTTGTTCATCTACTAATGATTCGTCAGTTTTGGTAGAGTTTTCAGTTTCTGAATTTCCTTCAGAAGAATCAATTAAGAGgttagaaattttatttaatatttcttcttctaattctaattcatttaatttcctatttaaCCTACAATAATTTGATGTATGTCCTTTCTTATGGCATCTATAACATTCAATATCTTTGAaggattttttgaattttggcttgttatttttaaatttcctaaatgattttcttcttggttttttgtaaaaatattcTTTCGGGTTAAAATTATCTTTTTGATTTCTTCTAAAGTTTTTCTTATAGggttttttttatgtattttttgacaattttatgtGCTTTTTGATGAGGATGATTTTTTAGTATTTATATCAAATTGATTACAAAAAGTTCCCAATTCTTGCTTTGttcttttcattttcattttaaatgtttttgcaaCTTTAAATCTTGGCATATTTTTAATCCTTCTTGTTGGGTTAGACTAATTAATTGACCATAAGTGTATTCATTATAGGCTATAATTTGTTTTCCACTGTTTTCTCTACTTTTATTTCTTACCTTATCTCCTAGAAGAGTTGGTAATCCTGCAAGGAATTTTTCTTTCCAAAAAAGTTGATTAGAATCTTCTCTAAGCATTATCTagttaaaaaaatgtttttataccATTGAAAATTACTTaattttttacattttagatttgATAGGAGTTCtgcatttttatcttttaaatgtgAAGGATCTCCAATAAAATGTAAGGAAATTGTTAATATTAAAGTTGCTACAGCATCTTGTTGTGGATTACCATTTTCATCTAGAATTGGTATTCCTTCTTCATCTGTTTTTATAGAGTTTAAAATATCTTCTTGTTGTTGATTTGTGAGATAGTAATCCCACCACCTTTTATTTGACCTGAGAATCCTGCTATGAGGAGTTCAGCAATAGTTTTATCATGAGTCCCAATTTGGGTTTTATAGGCATTTGCAGCCATAGTAATTTGTTGTAATAAATTTAAGATGTTATATTCTGTCATTCCGTCTATATTCCAATTGTAGACTGAAGATGCCTTAAAACTTGGTTGGGTTATTGGTTTTACTACTCCTAAATCAGGAGCAGGGATAATTTGTAGGGATTGGTCCCAActtattttattgatatttgtagAATTTTGGAATTGTTCTATGGTTTCACTAGTATCAGATTCTTGACTTAAAGTATTTATTCTAGAGATGGAAGAAGGTGTATCCGGAGCAGTCTGATTCATGGTTTCATTAGAACTATTAGTTGTTGCCATTATTCTACTTAATTGatcttgaatattttttataaattcagaCTTattgtcttgaatattttttacACTAGGTTTAGATATTTGGTAAGGCTTAAAGACgggatttttaagtttattatcAATGTTTTCAATGTTTATTATTGGTTGTTTTTGTAAATGTTTTTCTAATTTATCTAATTGCTTTCCTATGGTATTTAAATTAACATTCGTGAAATTATTTTgtgttataatattttttatgttgaCCTTATCATTTTCTGGAATAGCTTCGATTTGTTGattttgtatatttattttaattcctTGTAAAGGAGGATGATTAGATTGGATTATCCTAGTATCAGTAATTGTTTGACATTCTTGTGTTTTATTTCTTATCGTAATATGATTTACTCTTTTGGAAAAGGGATAATTTAATGAATTTTGAGAAGCATATATTTCAAACCAGTCAAAAAATagaatatgtattttatttGTTTCTACAAATTCATagaatttttcttgaatatattttcTAGAATCTATAAATTGTTGAAAAAACCATAATCTTTTTCCCAGGTTATGTTTGGCATAAAAATCAtcatgcaaattttttttatttatttaaaagtctttttCTATAACATTTAATTCATTAGTAATGTTTTCTGTGATAGCAGAGAATGTTGGACTAGTTGGTTCTTGATAAGATTATGAAGTATGAAATTGTTTTTGAGAGCTTTCTTCTTTTATTTTCGTATAGACTGGTCTAGGAATTTCAGAGGCGTAGTCTACATTTCTTAAAACTGAATTGGGTAAATCTGAGGTAGAATATCTAGGTTGTGTTTTATAAGGAATGTTTATGACTGAAGGGATTTGTGATATTCTTCCTAAATCTATggtatcagtaatagaagaatcaTCATATCTACTGCTACTACCAGATTTTCTATTAAATGAGAGTTTGACTTTTTCATTTGCGTATTGAGTTATTTCTTTTAATTGGGTATTTGTTTCTTTATGTCCTATAGGTTCTGGGTTAACAGCACCTTCTAAGATCCATTCTTCAGAAAGTGTTATATCTTTCCATTGAATTGGTTTCGGAATAACAGTATTGGATTTTCCTAAATCTGTTTATAGTAAAAGGGTTTCACCTTTCTTACTATGATATTTAACTTTTGTAGCAAAGGCAGAATTCATAGCCTTGTAATGAATTCTAAAAATAACAGCAACCGGTATTGATCCTTTAAGCATATTATAATTATGagtttttttatttgtaaaactaaggattttaaaatgtttttatcgTTTAGGTATACTGAGAAGTTTGGATAACAATCAAAAGAGATTGGTCCAGTACATAGACTGGATTCAACAGAATTTAATAATGAATCTTCGAAATTTGTGAATCTGGCATCTCTTAAAACAGTAAGAATAGAAGTATTCAATCCTTCTTTAGTTAAGGGTTTTATTCCTACTTGAACTAATCCTATATGGatgtatttataatttttatccaTGTGTTTTCGTAATGAATTTTGAGATAAAAGATTGATTGTTTCAAAAGGCTTTGTAAGTTGTATATCTCTTTCTTCTGTTTTAATTGTGAAATCagatttaaatatttgaaatctgGAGTATTTGTAAATTTGATCCTTATTTATCTTAGGCATTTCCCAGTTATCAAtgtatttatcaaaattttctattattatttcttcggtgttaattattttattattatcataagAAGATTTAGCATTAGAGTTTAGAGAGAAAGATCTAGAGAAAATTGAAtccataattaaaatttttattcttgaaatttattttctcTCTACAATCCTAAGCAATTCTTAGGGGTTACGGCCTTAAAGGACTTACTACCCAGATTTACTTAGGCAAAAACACTCAAGAGAACCTAAATTTTTAgacttaaaatttttttcttacaGATTTAATTTCTATAAACACATAcccctggctctgataccataggAAATAAAGCACAAGAATGGAAACAATTACTGATACCATAGGatgtatttataatttttatccaTGTGTTTTCGTAATGAATTTTGAGATAAAAGATTGATTGTTTCAAAAGGCTTTGTAAGTTGTATATCTCTTTCTTCTGTTTTAATTGTGAAATCAGATTTAAATATCGGGAATCTGGAGTATTTGTAAATTTGATCCTTATTTATCTTAGGAATTTCCCAGTTATCAAtgtatttatcaaaattttctattattatttcttcggtgttaattattttattattatcataaaaagATTTAGCATTAGAGTTTAGAGAGAAAGATCTAGAGAAAATTGAAtccataattaaaatttttattcttgaaatttattttctcTCTACAATCCTAAGCAATTCTTAGGGGTTACGGCCTTAAAGGACTTACTACCCAGATTTACTTAGGCAAAAACACTCAAGAGAACCTAAATTTTTAGACTTAAAAATTTTTTCTTACAGATTTAATTTCTATAAACACATAccccttggctctgataccataggAAATAAAGCACAAGAATGGCAAACAATTACTGATACCATATGATGTATCTATAATTTTTATCCATGTGTTTTCGTAATGAATTTTGAGATAAAAGATTGATTGTTTCGAAAGGCTTTGTAAGTTGTATATCTCTTTCTTCTGTTTTAATTGTGAAATCAGATTTAAATATTTGGAATCTGGAGTATTTGTAAATTTGATCCTTATTTATCTTAGGCATTTCCCAGTTATCAAtgtatttatcaaaattttctagtatattttaaatatcacTTGACTTTTATAGAGCATGCTTAAGTTTGAACACAAAAACTCTTGTAAAACAGTCTCACGGATCAATttcgtgagacagatctcttatttgggtcatccatgaaaaaatattattttttatgctaagagtattactttttattgcgaatatcgatagggttgacccgtctcacagataaagattcgtgagaccgtttcagaAGAGACCTATTCAAGTTTGAATACCtctaaactttaaaatttacaaaatcatTAATAATCATTAAGTTGGGTATATTCAATCAagagttttaatgatatttttaagacaaaaatttgtgtgagacggtctcacgggtcgtatttgtgagacggatctcttatttgggtcataaatgaaaaaatattattttttatgctaacagtattactttttattgtgaatatcggtagggttgaccaaTCTCACAGATTAGGATccgtgagatggtctcacatgagactcaCTCCATTTTTAAATGATAGATTTTTGTGGATTTCATAAATCTTTACTGACTTTTACAGAATCTCAAAGATTACAAACAGATTTCTGTGAATTTTTGTAGACTTTTTTATAAGATTTTTTAGACTTTTGTAAACTTTCTATAAAGTTCTATAGATTTTGTATATAATtacaacatattattttttaataatttttttgaactaataattaattgacatatttaacatattcagtttaaaatattttttaaacttttatattagtaaataaatttacttatttaaaagttaaattatttaatctttatgtgtatatatatgtgtgagtTTGTATGtatatttgtaaatttttaaaaatatttcattatatTAATCTGTAACATGTGgatataatgataaaaatatatgataatttaaggattaattgaaaatgataaaaggaattaaaaaaatcaatttttagtcaaaattttaataaaaaaattaaattttatttattaaaaattattattacttcCAATTTTATGAGccaataaaattttatgattttattatatctagtgtaataattttattaaaatattgataattctaattttataaacttgt
The sequence above is a segment of the Primulina tabacum isolate GXHZ01 chromosome 6, ASM2559414v2, whole genome shotgun sequence genome. Coding sequences within it:
- the LOC142548257 gene encoding pumilio homolog 12-like; the encoded protein is MGDDNTSALGDRPTNGPPSVSSLEDLKGKLLSEAMDPYGCEFLHQKLRERKLEDIHIIFSEVKDHICVLMLSPLGSDFLQKLYEVLDKEQMAQLVSSATADVRLLVDVCLDSQGSESMQEFIGLMTPKQIFHMIWFFTYFMVPLVNHQFGSRVIGRCFNIFPAPADETEPIVNVIADNCLEIAKDKYGSCLLQVII